The sequence AATCCTGGAAGACGAGTTCTCCAGAAGAGTCTGTATGATAGGTACGAGGGTGTTGACAGTTCAGCACGTCCTCACACCCGCCGAGCTCCAGACAGACGTGCCGTAGTGTGGCGGTACGTCTCGACTATCCACTTGGGCGTGTAGGCGTCCGAGGAAGATGTATTTGGTGTACCCTGTCTGGTTGAATAAGATCAATCcttagtatgagtagtatgacgaTGATGTATGTTCTAAGGGACGGTTGTTAGGAGAATACCATATTCATGAGCACTTAAAACCCACAGATCACGGAGTGACAATCAGCCGCCGTAACATAAAAGCAAGCGAAGCAGATCAGAGGCTCACCTGGCCCCGAGAAGGTTGGGACAGCGTGAGCGTGGATGAGGAATCATCTATAGAAATGTCAGGTATGTATACCATGCATTCTGTTTGGTGGTTAGTGCTGGGATTGAACAGATATAGAATCAAGGCATAACTTAAAATGAATGCAAGGTATACTATCCTAACATTAAACGTATTATTCTAAGAAAAATAACATGTGTGTGTCAATAGTAACAAAAATTgcaagatttgtactttaagtaCACGTGCGGAATCATATAATTACAGGGTCTGGTTCAACATCAATTTTGGCTCATTTAGTTATGAAAGTTACTTCAAGAGCTCAATAAGTGAAGACTTTTAAGAATAAAGTAATTTCATTGACTGTGTAATACGGCAGGATATGAGAAAATACATCATGGCGTACTCTCTCGGCTAAAGGATGGTTTACTTACTTATAAGATACATTTTATTCCCCGTATAAGAAAAAAGGctcaattgttataaataatgtttaaaaaataaaagtatgaagatttcagtattcgtccgaatttatgaaattaaaaattcattattcaaaaataaaaggtCATGTTATTGAACAAAGTTGCTTCAGTTGCTTCCGGGATACGTCACGAAtacgtctctgattggccaaaAGCGAAACATGGCGGCCATCGCGCCATCGCGGCGGCCATAGCACGAAGTAGTGTTGCTACAGTTACAGTAAGAAGATTACCCGAAATGTCGGGAGAAAATTACGACTCGAAAGGATTAACCGGATAACTTCAGTgaagagaagaaattattttacAAACGGATTCGACTTGGAAGGCAGTAATGAGAATTTTCTTATAAGATGAATGTGTAATTAAGTCAAACGGTCATACTGAACTGTGTATAGATATAAGTCGGTAAGAATTTTGTCTTTGTGTTCGTAATTATATTGGATTGATTAGTATATAAGCTAGAAGATCTTTTCAGGGATAAGAAGAGAAGCACTAGCCTATGGTATACTGCAGGTATATCTTATAAGTCTTATAAGACAAGCGTAAAATAAGAAGGGGCAGAGGAATTTTCCGCTTTGAATTTTACTTGATACATGTGTGTTAAACTTAATTAGAATTAAGATTTTagtattaagtatttgtataaaagTAATAACGATGCATCTAAAAGGACCGAAGAAGAAACAAGTTACGGTTAGTTTATTCGTTAAATATGTCAGAAATCAGGGAGTTCTGACTAAGGCTGGCAACACTAATTCCCGTAGAGAATACGCTTTACTTTGAAACTTTGTTTACGGAGAAGCTGCAACAGCGCTGGTTCCCAAGAAGTTTGCATCCAGTTTATAGGTAAGATGCAGTTGTTTTGTACAATTTCAAGTGCTTTATAGAAGAATTAAATTGGTGAATGAGTACGattattgaaaatatgtgtattttacgtCATAGGAAGACAAAAACACGAACCGGCCTCCGTGAACCATCACGGACTCGACACATACCACCGGATTAGACGAGAAAAGAGAAAAGAAATTCCTCGgtaagtttttaaataactacttCGTCATCACATGAAGTTTGTTCAAAGAAAAACCAATCGTCAGCTAATTTGCCGTAAAGTTAGCGAAAACGACCTCGTGGTTTTTGCAAAGAAAAATGGCGAATTCTAGTATTctttaacctttcgtatgcgtctgtcaaaaaattgtcattaatatattagtcataataactacatgttaaagttgaaacaatatggagcagatctgctcctaagcatacgagaggttaaaaGTTTAGAGAAGCTTTTAACATCGTGAGATATTATGTTATGCATAGCTCGCATATTTTTCCTGAACTCACAATGTTGTTTACTTATTCCTTAAAGAACTttgagaaagtttttttttatgttgattGTGTGTATATGTGAATTAACATCTTCTTTACAGGTTTAGTATAAGAAGTGAATTTGTGTCAATAGTGTTCGTTAAAATACGTCatacaaattaaatacaaaaataaaacaaatgagtAAGCTGAATGAGTGAAAGTGACAGTGCAAAGTTATATTATAGTTACCTGCGTGTAAACGTCAACGTTACTGACAAGCACTGATAAGAAGTGATAAGTCTTAACATAAATTTGAGTTCAATAacatgtctgtgtgtatgttatgtttacagatattccaattttctttagtgatattcaatttaaagtgaaataatttaaatttggaaataaaagaactcattaattaaattaattttaaagtgaaagtattaaagtttcaaataagagtcctcataaattaaattaaattttaatcttTTGTTACTTTTAACTATTGAGTGTTGTTTTCCATAATAAGAAtagattaataaaaaataaacaattcctcatttctagtagcattctaaaataattaaagaaaatgTCAGAAACCTATCCTTGTGAAGGATAATTAAATAGACTTTTCCCAATAAGAGTTTTAATAAAAGATACTAGTTTATAGTATATATTTCTGTACCTTCCAGGACAAGATGGACGAGATTCTCTTAATCAGACTTCGAATCACCAGTGAAAAAATTGGTGCTGAATTGGAAACAATACCCAGTACGGTTCGGTCAGAAAACATAGGACAGGCTCAGGTCGTCTATAACAGACTGCAAGCTGCAGTGAATAGGCTCAACgctaatttatcagaatactttcGTTTAGCTACAACTCCTGCATCAGATGAAATTTTCTTGATTAGTGGCCAGCAGCTTTTAGCAGAAGAGACTTTAGCAGAACTCAAGGCGAAGATCGACCAAGTCACCGTATCCCGTGAGACCCAGGAAAAGCCGCCTGAAGTGAATTCCTCTTGTCGACTACCGAAACTCCAACTACAGGTTTATAACGGGGATGTGCTTTCCTGGTGCGAATTTTGGGATAGTTTTAGCAGCAATATCGACTCAAGAAACTTACCTGATGTAGACAAGCTGTCTTATCTTAAAACTTCAGTGACGGGTGATGCTAAGAAAGCTATTGATGGCCTGCCTACCACTAACGGAAACTATAAGATAGCGGTCACTCTACTAAAGGAACGTTTTGGCAAGAAAGCTCATCTGATTGATGCCCACTATGCTACATTATACAAAATCGAAGCGGCAAAAAGCAGCGCAGAAGATTGTAGAAGAACTTTCAACGAGGTGGAGCGCAATCTTAAAATCCTAGAGTCTCTTGGCGAAAACACCAACCACAACCATCTTCGTTTCATGATTTTGGAGAAATTTCCTTCGGATTTAATATACGAAATAAAGTTGAAAATTCAGAATGAGTCCACACAAGAACTCCGGGaacaattgaataaaattatcacTGCAAAGGAAGATGCAGAGAGAATTGCTGGAAGGAAACGATCACATGAGGTAGATGACAGCACTGTCGGTACCCTGCATGTGAACGCAAAGCGTGCGAAGAGAATGCATCATTTCCAACAGGGAAATAATACCTCAAATACTCAACATTATCAAGGAAGTACTAATAGAAAAGGACTAAATAGAAAAGGAAAATTTCAAAGGGCCAATGAACCCAAAAAAGGAAGCAAACCGAGCGTATCTAATGTTGCAACATCTGCTAACAGATCTGCAACTGTTAACCCAAAGGAAAAAGGGAAAATCTTAGGTTGTATATTCTGCAACGGCAAACACCGCAATTATACGTGCCAGGACGCTTCTACTTTAGAGGAAAGAAAGAAGCGGTTGACCGGAAGATGCTTTATATGCTTTAGGAAGAATCATCTTGTAAAGGACTGTAAGGAAAACTGGACTTGTAGACTTTGCCCAGGAAAGGAAAGGCACAACATGGCCTTATGCCCTTCAAATTTTCCAAAGGATCCCAAAACAAAGAAACAGTCTTGACTATTTCAGAAAGAGGAATCACCACTCTACAGACAGCTGTTGTTTATGCTAACCCCTTAGGTGATAAGAATAATGTATTGTGTAAATACCGTTTAATTTTAGACCCAGGGTCTCAACGTTCTTATGTCACATTTCAAGCGGCCAAGGAGTTGAAGCTTCCAGTCGAAGAAGAAAGTCTCTTGACAATTTTCACCTTCGGTGAAGATCCTCCGAAGGAAATACATAGTCCTATAGTGATTCTACAGTTAGTAACTAGAACAAATAAGAAGATAGTTATACAAGCTAACTGTGTCCAACGCATTTCAAGAGGATTCATCCCAAATGTCAAGTTACGGGGCGTACCCGAGTCTTATGTACTGGCGGATGATGGTTCTGTAAGCGGACAGGTGCAGATTCTAATCGGAAACGACTACTActttaacattatttatgaaaCTAAGATACAACTAGATAGTAACTTGTTTCTAGTGGATTCTGCCCTTGGATGGATAGTCAGTGGCAAGACGGAACCACAGCTTGAAGAGGAATCATATGTAGTGACTTATGCTCAAACTTGTATTGAAACGAAGCTTCATCAACCAGATTCACCTCTTTGTGATGGAGACATTAAAAACCTTTGGGAATTGGAATGTATAGGAATTTGTGATTCACCTAAAGCAACAAGAGAAGAAGAAgctattaaaaattttaatgaaactacagtaaaaattaacaatagaTACACGGTAAGCTGGCCATGGATAACTTATCCGCCTGACTTACCTAATAACTTTGGAATCGCCTTTGGGCGTCTGTCAAGTTTACTGAAGCGCATGGACCAAGAAACCTTAATGTCATACGACGATACATTTAAACAACAATTAGCTAAGGGTATAATAGAAGTCGTACCCACATCAGGAACGTCAACTGGTAACGCTATTCACTACCTACCCTTCCATGGAGTACGTCATCGAGGAAAACCTATGCGAATCGTGTATGATGCTAGTTCCAAGAGTAACAAGAACACCAAGAGTCTGAACGAGTGCTTATACAGAGGACCACTCATGCTTGAAGACCTTACAGGGTTACTCATCAAATTCAGGACACATCACATAGGATTGACGTCCGACATAGAAAAGGCGTTTTTACAGATGGCATTACACGAGAAGGATCGTGACGTTACCAGATTCTTATGGCTTAAAGATACCTCTAAACCAGTATCTCAGGATAACCTACTTTACCTAAGATTCTGCAGAGTTCCATTCGGCGTGATATCTTCACCGTTTCTACTGAATGCGACTATTAAAGAACATTTAAATAATGCAGAAGATCAGCATGTCAGGCAGAAAGCGAATGACATATACGTAGACAACTTTGTTTCAGGCTGTAGTACTACAGCTGAAGCAATAGAGCTTTACAAAAGTTTAAAAGGATCTTTTCAAGATATTTCA is a genomic window of Leguminivora glycinivorella isolate SPB_JAAS2020 chromosome 6, LegGlyc_1.1, whole genome shotgun sequence containing:
- the LOC125227186 gene encoding uncharacterized protein LOC125227186 isoform X1 — encoded protein: MPFKFSKGSQNKETVLTISERGITTLQTAVVYANPLGDKNNVLCKYRLILDPGSQRSYVTFQAAKELKLPVEEESLLTIFTFGEDPPKEIHSPIVILQLVTRTNKKIVIQANCVQRISRGFIPNVKLRGVPESYVLADDGSVSGQVQILIGNDYYFNIIYETKIQLDSNLFLVDSALGWIVSGKTEPQLEEESYVVTYAQTCIETKLHQPDSPLCDGDIKNLWELECIGICDSPKATREEEAIKNFNETTVKINNRYTVSWPWITYPPDLPNNFGIAFGRLSSLLKRMDQETLMSYDDTFKQQLAKGIIEVVPTSGTSTGNAIHYLPFHGVRHRGKPMRIVYDASSKSNKNTKSLNECLYRGPLMLEDLTGLLIKFRTHHIGLTSDIEKAFLQMALHEKDRDVTRFLWLKDTSKPVSQDNLLYLRFCRVPFGVISSPFLLNATIKEHLNNAEDQHVRQKANDIYVDNFVSGCSTTAEAIELYKSLKGSFQDISMSLRDWSSNSEEFMKMVPDTCKENKIKVLGLEWDIKKDTLQLKPNLQEEAVTKRGILKTIASIYDPCGYAAPHTLSAKLFLQGLWKAGVSWDSPLSSELTEEWNIIRQNLEVIGKVSVDRCYMKTPTEANYQLHCFTDASLQAYAASVFLVCGSKKSFIMGKSRLIPTKDQDNLKIPRLELLGVLIGCRLMKFVLKFLQQKIVRQVLWTDSQIVIEWCKSNKLLPPFVARRVEEIKTNKDLEIRYLPSSLNPADVGTRPLRAEEDKEKWLNGPQFITEDPQKWPTTSGSEPTSSLLTGEGLGFQEDIEMVDKEDPVVNVNPMKTEEIITPNEVIGNNQSTDDKLHKLKEIQAKYFPLEVEGKETNLSRNLGVFKDIDDLLRCKGRMKNANWSFDKRYPILIPKESDFTKEIIMKTHQENKHVGVSHTLDKIREMYWIPQGRSKVQRILKGCPECMKHDGGPYRLPETPALPKERVNYSSPFTYVGTV